The Bradyrhizobium sp. CCBAU 051011 DNA segment CACCCACTCCGATCGGTCGCATGCGCATCACAGGCCCTGCGCATACGGTTGGCGCCTCGCGGCCCCCTCATCCCATCCTTCAACTTTCCAACGATGTGCCGGTAAGGCCACGAACCCGGAGGTTTTTCTATGAGTACAGCCGATGCCACGCTTGCACCGTCAGGTGCGCTCGGGCTCCTCGACAAGGAGCGAACGATCGCGACAGCCGGCTTCAACCGCTGGCTGGTGCCGCCGGCCGCGCTCTGCATCCATCTCTGCATCGGCATGGCCTATGGCTTCAGCGTGTTCTGGCTGCCGCTGTCGCGCGCGATCGGGCTGAGTGCGCCGAAGGCCTGCCAGGACATGACGCTGGTGCAGGAGCTCTTCACCACCACCTGCGACTGGAAGGTCGCCAGCATGGGCTGGATGTACACGCTGTTCTTCGTGCTGCTCGGCATTGCCGCCGCAGTGTGGGGCGGCTGGCTCGAGCGCGTCGGCCCCCGCAAGGCGGGCTTCGTCTCGGCGATGTGCTGGTGCGGCGGGCTCTTCCTCGGCGCGATCGGCATCTACACGCACCAGCTCTGGCTGCTGTGGCTCGGCTCGGGTGTGATCGGCGGCGTCGGTCTCGGCCTCGGTTACATTTCGCCGGTGTCGACGCTGGTGAAATGGTTCCCGGACCGGCGCGGCATGGCGACCGGCATGGCGATCATGGGCTTTGGCGGCGGCGCCATGATCGGCGCGCCGCTGGCCAATCTCCTGATGAACTATTTCAAGACCCCAACCTCGGTCGGCGTCTGGGAAACCTTCGTTGCGATGGGCGTGATCTACTTCGTGTTCATGATGATCGGCGCCTTCCGCTATCGCATTCCGCCGGCGGGCTGGCGGCCCGAGGGCTGGACGCCGCCGACCAAGGCCAATGCGATGATCTCGCAGAACCACGTTCATCTGAAGGACGCGCACAAGACGCCGCAGTTCTGGCTGATCTGGTGGGTGCTCTGCCTCAACGTGTCGGCAGGCATCGGCGTGATCGGCATGGCTTCGCCGATGCTGCAGGAAATCTTCGCCGGCAAGCTGATCGGATTGCCCGATGTCGGCTTCAATCAGCTCGACGCGACGCAGAAGGCGACGATTGCAGGCATTGCGGCCGGCTTCGCCGGACTGCTCTCGCTGTTCAATATCGGCGGCCGCTTCATCTGGGCCTCGCTGTCGGACAAGATCGGACGCAAGAACACTTACTACACGTTCTTCATCCTCGGCATCGTGCTCTACGCGCTGGCGCCGACCTTCGCGGCGATGGGCTCGAAGCTTCTGTTCGTGCTCGGCTTCGGTATCATCCTTTCGATGTATGGCGGCGGCTTCGCCACCGTGCCGGCCTATCTCGCCGACATGTTCGGAACGCAGTTCGTCGGCGCCATTCATGGCCGTCTGCTGACGGCCTGGTCGACGGCCGGCATCATCGGTCCCGTGGTCGTGAACTACATCCGCGAGTTTCAGCTTGCGGCCGGCGTTCCGCGTGACCAGCTCTACAACACCACGATGTATATCCTGTGCGCGATGCTGATCGCGGGCCTGATCTGCAACTATCTGATCAAGCCGGTCGATGCGAAGTGGCACATGAGCGATGCCGAGGTCGCCAAGCTGCAGGCCGCGACGGCGAACGCCGGGGCTTCGGGCCCGTCAGGCTCCTATGGCATCGGCTTCGGCGGGCTCGACGCCAAAGCCGCGCTGTTCTGGGCCTTCGTCGGCATCCCGCTGGCCTGGGGCGTGTGGAAGACGCTGGAAAGCGCCGTCAAGATCTTGTGACCTTTCACGGCGTCGCGGGCAGGCGGCCCGCGACGCCGTTCTCGATCCGTCTTTTTTCAATGCCGGATTCAAATCGAGCTATCAAAAATCCAGATCAATGCGCATTCGCAATCGCAGCATGAGACGGCTTTATTGATCTCTGGACTAAATTGGCGTTCTCATCCGCCCATCAGGCAAACGGATAGAACGTGGTCGCTCCGGTGGGGACAGGATCGAAAGCTCGCGGCCTGTGTTGCCTTAAATAGCTGATAAATCTCTTGGCATCTGGCATGCCACGAATTAGAGTTCTTCCAGATTGTCAGGGAACGAGACGTTTCGATGGATCACGACGTACACGACCTACAAAAAGTCCGGGCGTTCGACCATCCGGGTGCGGGACGGAAGCGCGCCAAGGCGACACCGAAGGGCCGTCAGGTCGACCCCACCGCCGCCCACGAGATCGAACTCCTGCTCGGCGACCGGCCGCGGCGGCGCGACCTCCTGATCGAGCATCTGCACCTGATCCAGGACAAGTATCACCAGATCTCGGCGGCGCATCTGGCGGCGCTGGCCGACGAGATGAAGCTGTCGTTTGCGGAAGTGTTCGAGACCGCGACGTTCTATGCGCATTTCGACGTGGTGAAGGAAGGCGCGCCCGACATCGCGCCGCTCACAATCCGGGTCTGCGATTCCCTGACCTGCGCCATGATGGGCGCGGAGAAGCTGCTGCATGAATTGCAGGACAAGGCCGGTCCCGGCATTCGCGTGGTGCGCGCGCCCTGTGTCGGCCGCTGCGATACTGCGCCCACCGCCGAAGTCGGTCATCACTTCGTCGATCATGCCACGGTGGCGAACGTGTTCGCTGCCGCCAAGGCCGGCCACACCCATGCGCATCTGCCCAAATATGTCGACTATGACGCCTATG contains these protein-coding regions:
- a CDS encoding OFA family MFS transporter; this translates as MSTADATLAPSGALGLLDKERTIATAGFNRWLVPPAALCIHLCIGMAYGFSVFWLPLSRAIGLSAPKACQDMTLVQELFTTTCDWKVASMGWMYTLFFVLLGIAAAVWGGWLERVGPRKAGFVSAMCWCGGLFLGAIGIYTHQLWLLWLGSGVIGGVGLGLGYISPVSTLVKWFPDRRGMATGMAIMGFGGGAMIGAPLANLLMNYFKTPTSVGVWETFVAMGVIYFVFMMIGAFRYRIPPAGWRPEGWTPPTKANAMISQNHVHLKDAHKTPQFWLIWWVLCLNVSAGIGVIGMASPMLQEIFAGKLIGLPDVGFNQLDATQKATIAGIAAGFAGLLSLFNIGGRFIWASLSDKIGRKNTYYTFFILGIVLYALAPTFAAMGSKLLFVLGFGIILSMYGGGFATVPAYLADMFGTQFVGAIHGRLLTAWSTAGIIGPVVVNYIREFQLAAGVPRDQLYNTTMYILCAMLIAGLICNYLIKPVDAKWHMSDAEVAKLQAATANAGASGPSGSYGIGFGGLDAKAALFWAFVGIPLAWGVWKTLESAVKIL